From a region of the Microcoleus sp. bin38.metabat.b11b12b14.051 genome:
- a CDS encoding ATP-binding protein, whose amino-acid sequence MERQIQIPALEEVDLTNCDREPIHISGHIQPHGVLLVVREPQLEILQISENTQDLLGVDAKSAIGQDLSLLLDRTQLEKLKACLQKDNLKTINPIKLSVEKAGKSLEFDWILHRGEGVLIVELELATTTENFSVFSFYHSVRSTVSKIQSARNLKELCQQTVEEVRKISEFDRVMVYQFDPEGNGAVIAEDKAENLSAFLGLNYPSTDIPKQARKLYSLNWLRLIPDINYQPVSLVSANNPVTNQPLDLSFSVLRSVSPMHIEYLQNMGVTASMSISLIKDKKLWGLIACHNYTPKYLNYEVRAACEFIGQVMSLELQSKEGNEDYDYKLHLKSIQTQIFEDISTSENLSEVLVKCQHNLLEAVNALGAAIIFGDNCYRVGQTPPGESLKYLTKWVQKHLAKEIFYTDSLTKFYPEAEEFKDTASGCLAIAISPSQQIYVLWFRPEVISTVNWAGNPNKPVEIDVDGSQRLSPRKSFELWKENVKCKSLPWKQCEIDAALQLKKAMINIVLRQADKLEKLNKALEASVAREREKTAHLKTAMSELQRAQTQLVQSERMSSLGQLVAAVAYEVTNPINFIYGNLSYADEYTQKIINLLLLYEEHYPSPSLEIKAEIEAAEVEFIVEDLPKLLGSMKVGAHRIREIVQSLRNFSRIDEAEIKPVDIHDGLDSALLILSNRLKPKPVKQSYPVGNRQTIHLIKEYGSLPLVECYAVQINQVFMNVLTNAIDALEESFVNTKISPPYGGEAPSVKVGQIRIVTEVCPGQKAVAVRIKDNAWGMEETVSQKIFEPFFTTKPVGKGAGIGLAICHEIVVEQHGGKLSCISAPGEGTELIIEIPLSQTHLKPHVR is encoded by the coding sequence ATGGAGCGACAAATTCAAATTCCAGCCCTCGAAGAAGTGGACTTGACAAACTGCGACAGAGAGCCGATTCATATATCGGGGCACATTCAGCCACACGGAGTTCTCCTGGTAGTACGAGAACCTCAACTAGAAATACTGCAAATCAGTGAAAATACGCAAGATTTGTTGGGAGTTGATGCCAAAAGCGCGATCGGTCAAGATTTAAGCTTATTACTCGATCGCACTCAGCTAGAAAAACTCAAAGCCTGTTTGCAGAAAGACAACTTAAAAACCATCAATCCCATTAAACTGTCTGTCGAAAAAGCAGGCAAGTCTTTAGAATTTGACTGGATCCTCCACCGAGGAGAAGGAGTTTTGATCGTCGAGTTAGAATTGGCAACCACCACAGAAAATTTTTCAGTTTTTAGCTTTTATCATTCAGTGAGATCCACTGTCAGCAAAATTCAAAGCGCCAGAAATCTCAAGGAATTATGTCAACAGACTGTGGAAGAAGTCAGGAAAATTTCGGAATTTGATAGAGTGATGGTCTATCAATTCGATCCCGAAGGCAACGGCGCTGTAATCGCTGAAGACAAAGCAGAAAACCTGAGTGCTTTCTTAGGCTTAAACTACCCCAGCACAGATATTCCCAAACAAGCCAGAAAACTATATTCGTTAAATTGGTTGAGGTTAATACCAGATATTAATTATCAACCAGTCTCCCTCGTCTCAGCAAACAATCCTGTTACCAACCAGCCCCTCGATCTCAGTTTCAGCGTATTGAGAAGCGTTTCCCCCATGCACATAGAATACCTGCAAAATATGGGCGTGACAGCTTCGATGTCCATCTCGTTAATCAAAGATAAAAAACTGTGGGGATTGATTGCTTGCCACAACTATACACCAAAATACCTCAACTATGAAGTGCGCGCAGCCTGCGAATTTATCGGGCAAGTAATGTCCTTAGAACTGCAATCAAAAGAAGGAAACGAAGACTACGACTACAAACTACACTTAAAATCAATTCAAACTCAGATTTTTGAAGACATATCTACCTCCGAAAATTTATCGGAAGTGTTAGTTAAATGTCAGCATAATTTGCTGGAAGCAGTCAACGCCCTGGGAGCAGCAATAATATTTGGAGACAATTGCTATCGAGTCGGACAAACACCTCCGGGAGAATCACTCAAATATTTAACTAAGTGGGTGCAAAAGCACCTAGCAAAAGAAATATTTTATACAGACTCGCTGACCAAATTCTATCCAGAAGCTGAGGAATTCAAAGACACAGCCAGCGGGTGTTTGGCTATCGCAATATCGCCGAGTCAACAAATATACGTTTTGTGGTTTCGTCCGGAAGTAATTAGTACCGTAAACTGGGCTGGCAACCCCAATAAACCCGTTGAAATAGATGTAGATGGCAGCCAGAGACTGTCTCCTAGGAAATCTTTCGAGCTGTGGAAAGAAAATGTAAAGTGCAAATCTTTGCCCTGGAAACAATGCGAAATAGACGCTGCATTGCAACTAAAAAAAGCCATGATAAATATCGTGCTGCGCCAAGCAGACAAGCTCGAAAAATTAAATAAAGCACTAGAAGCATCAGTCGCCAGAGAACGCGAAAAGACTGCTCATTTAAAAACAGCGATGTCCGAGCTACAACGCGCGCAAACTCAATTGGTGCAGAGCGAAAGAATGTCGAGTTTGGGACAGTTGGTAGCGGCGGTAGCTTACGAAGTCACTAACCCGATTAACTTCATTTACGGAAATCTTAGCTATGCTGACGAATATACTCAAAAAATTATCAATTTATTGCTGCTTTACGAGGAACATTACCCATCGCCTTCGCTGGAAATTAAAGCCGAAATAGAAGCAGCAGAAGTAGAGTTTATAGTTGAAGACTTGCCGAAGTTGTTGGGTTCTATGAAAGTTGGAGCTCACCGCATTCGCGAGATAGTTCAGTCGCTGCGAAACTTCTCTAGAATTGACGAAGCAGAGATTAAACCCGTTGACATTCACGACGGATTGGACAGCGCTTTGCTGATTTTGAGCAACCGACTCAAACCGAAGCCCGTGAAGCAAAGCTATCCCGTAGGGAATCGCCAGACAATTCATCTGATCAAAGAATATGGCTCTCTGCCTTTAGTTGAGTGTTATGCAGTTCAAATCAACCAAGTGTTTATGAATGTACTCACAAACGCAATTGATGCTCTAGAAGAGTCCTTTGTAAACACAAAAATATCGCCCCCATATGGGGGCGAAGCACCATCAGTGAAAGTCGGACAAATTCGGATAGTAACAGAAGTTTGTCCGGGACAAAAAGCCGTAGCAGTGAGGATTAAGGACAACGCTTGGGGCATGGAAGAAACAGTTAGCCAAAAAATATTTGAGCCGTTTTTTACCACAAAACCTGTGGGTAAAGGTGCAGGCATAGGTTTGGCAATTTGTCACGAAATTGTGGTAGAACAACACGGCGGCAAATTGAGCTGCATCTCAGCCCCCGGAGAGGGAACCGAGTTGATTATTGAGATTCCCTTGAGCCAAACTCATCTCAAACCCCATGTCAGATGA
- a CDS encoding Hpt domain-containing protein translates to MLPEQLQRIIGYFLEEATEHIQIIEQGLQGLQNPVQAPQRIHQLIRASHSIKGGAAMLGFSSIQRIAHRLEDYLKLLRECPIAIDSRLQSLLTEVFDILAALAHKVSKAFGLNHEEANQMLSLAEPVFDDLDAYLRVLIPTRLTVRATTDEHIHVFSGYCNSLGEFSSAISSRVGLLGGTITRHEQEGEGIRVYIDIYLPPYSRIENIREAVELSGAIIGTVQTQRDFSLLGGADYPVYQSAIEPPAICMGCRYYYGRSDGGYLLNCALHPRGPETKDCRDRELL, encoded by the coding sequence ATGCTCCCAGAACAACTACAGCGCATTATCGGCTACTTTCTCGAAGAAGCCACAGAACACATCCAAATCATCGAACAAGGCTTGCAAGGCCTGCAAAACCCCGTGCAAGCTCCCCAAAGGATACACCAGCTTATCCGAGCCTCGCACTCGATTAAAGGCGGAGCAGCTATGCTAGGATTTAGCAGCATTCAGCGTATAGCCCACCGTTTGGAGGATTATTTAAAACTGCTCAGAGAATGTCCGATCGCTATTGATAGCAGGCTGCAATCGCTGTTAACTGAAGTTTTTGATATTTTAGCGGCCCTGGCGCACAAAGTTTCTAAGGCTTTTGGGCTCAACCACGAAGAGGCCAACCAGATGCTGTCCCTCGCCGAACCGGTTTTTGACGATCTCGACGCTTACCTGAGAGTGCTGATTCCCACTCGCCTCACGGTGAGAGCGACTACCGACGAACACATTCATGTTTTCTCGGGTTACTGCAATTCGTTGGGGGAATTTTCCTCTGCTATTTCCTCACGCGTCGGCCTCTTGGGGGGCACTATTACCCGCCACGAGCAGGAAGGTGAGGGCATCCGCGTTTATATTGACATTTACCTGCCGCCTTACAGCAGGATTGAAAACATCCGCGAAGCTGTTGAACTTTCAGGGGCGATTATCGGGACTGTTCAAACTCAGCGAGATTTTTCGCTGCTGGGGGGTGCGGATTATCCCGTTTACCAAAGTGCGATCGAACCTCCAGCAATTTGCATGGGATGCCGCTACTATTACGGCAGAAGCGACGGCGGCTACCTGCTCAACTGCGCCCTCCATCCCCGCGGCCCGGAAACAAAAGATTGTCGCGATCGCGAATTGCTATAA
- a CDS encoding transposase yields MDCCDFHLRSKVKLWFGVGEFFLRMPSNLDYKKLVEIRILPRNRCFYAEFVYRTEELAVEFNPDHVLGLDHGINNWLTGVSNVGTSFIVDGLHLKSLNQWYNKRVSVLKENQPQGFWSNQLARITEKRNRQIRDAVNKAARIVVNHCIENKIGTLVFGWNKDQKQNANMGKKTNQKFVQIPTGRLKDRISQLCKQHGINFVETEEAYTSKASFLDNDSLPKFGEKPEGWKESGKRVTRGLYCSAGGTKINADGNGAANIIRKVAVKLGLNLSRISSGDLMAPLKIRLWTLQESPSMKGLGSIKSFRMPDANFLLLPSFGER; encoded by the coding sequence ATGGACTGCTGCGATTTCCATCTTCGTAGCAAGGTTAAGCTTTGGTTTGGAGTCGGAGAATTCTTTCTGCGGATGCCCTCTAATTTGGATTACAAAAAGTTGGTCGAAATTCGGATTCTTCCCAGAAACCGCTGCTTTTATGCCGAGTTTGTGTATCGCACAGAGGAATTAGCTGTAGAGTTCAACCCGGATCATGTTTTGGGATTAGACCACGGAATCAACAACTGGTTAACAGGAGTATCCAACGTGGGAACTTCTTTTATTGTTGATGGGCTGCATTTAAAGTCCTTAAATCAGTGGTATAACAAGCGCGTATCTGTCTTAAAGGAGAATCAACCCCAAGGCTTTTGGTCGAATCAATTAGCTCGGATTACTGAGAAAAGAAATCGACAGATTAGAGATGCAGTAAATAAGGCAGCGAGAATTGTCGTTAATCATTGTATTGAAAATAAAATAGGAACATTAGTTTTTGGGTGGAATAAAGACCAGAAGCAAAATGCAAATATGGGTAAAAAGACGAATCAAAAGTTTGTACAAATTCCCACGGGTAGACTGAAAGATAGGATATCTCAGTTGTGTAAACAACATGGAATTAATTTTGTAGAAACTGAAGAAGCTTATACTTCAAAGGCTAGTTTCCTGGACAATGATTCGCTACCTAAGTTCGGTGAAAAACCTGAAGGGTGGAAAGAATCAGGGAAAAGAGTAACTCGCGGACTATACTGTTCGGCAGGCGGTACAAAAATCAATGCCGATGGCAATGGGGCGGCGAATATTATCAGAAAAGTAGCGGTGAAACTAGGATTAAATCTTAGTAGAATCAGTAGCGGCGATTTGATGGCGCCTTTGAAGATCCGACTCTGGACTCTTCAAGAATCCCCGTCTATGAAAGGGCTGGGGAGTATCAAATCTTTCAGAATGCCAGATGCCAATTTTTTACTGCTTCCTTCTTTCGGAGAGCGCTAA
- the tnpA gene encoding IS200/IS605 family transposase, with protein MKVKLKSNANVTYSCNYHIVWCPKYRRSVLIKGVDIRLKAILQEVCTEFNAELLEMEVMPDHVHVLVGVDPQFGIAKLIRYLKGRSSRLLRQEFPWLKSRLPTLWTNSYFVATVGGAPLSVVKQYIENQKNV; from the coding sequence ATGAAAGTAAAACTAAAGTCAAACGCCAACGTAACTTACTCTTGTAACTATCATATTGTTTGGTGTCCCAAGTATCGGAGATCGGTATTGATCAAAGGTGTAGATATTCGACTGAAAGCTATATTGCAAGAAGTTTGCACCGAATTCAATGCCGAGTTGCTGGAGATGGAGGTTATGCCAGATCACGTTCATGTCCTGGTAGGAGTAGACCCACAATTCGGAATAGCAAAATTGATTAGATACTTGAAAGGACGCTCATCTCGACTGTTGAGACAAGAATTTCCTTGGCTAAAAAGCCGATTACCAACTCTTTGGACAAATAGTTATTTTGTTGCAACAGTTGGCGGTGCACCATTGTCTGTCGTCAAACAGTATATCGAGAACCAGAAAAATGTCTAA
- a CDS encoding CIA30 family protein yields MTEKNTAQWDAGRFVKTLAYFGVIPFIGSISWLQQLFGSSSNIKKDKPKLVLVAGATGGVGKRVVKRLQQRGYQVRCLVRDIKRATEILGKNVELVEGDITIAETLTARVTEGVEAVISCTGTKVQPVEGDTPTREKYYQGIKFYLPEVVDVPEVVEYKGLNNLVQAVRSQLMKAGEKIIFDFTKPTQDLKETWGALDDVVMGGTSESSIVLTDSTAIFTGNVSTANSGGFASVRTRNFDSPLNLTGFNGFLMRVKGDGKRYKLIVRSEAKWDGIGYCYSFDTVYNTWITIAVPFDKLIPVFRAKTVKDGSKFDPTSIYSFQLMLSKFEYDGALNPKFTPGVFQLELESIKGDGGQTLPQFVMVSSAGVTRPGRPGLILEEEPPAVRMNDMLGGILTWKLKGEDCVRSSGIPYTVVRPCALTEEPGGKALIFEQGDNIRGKVSREDIAELCVQALSQPQACKVTFEVKEGENSIAPGDWERLFSGVK; encoded by the coding sequence GTGACTGAAAAAAATACCGCCCAATGGGATGCCGGCAGATTTGTCAAAACCTTGGCTTATTTCGGCGTCATTCCCTTCATCGGCAGCATTAGCTGGCTGCAACAATTGTTCGGAAGCAGCAGCAACATTAAAAAAGACAAGCCCAAACTCGTACTGGTAGCCGGTGCCACCGGTGGCGTCGGGAAGCGAGTTGTCAAGCGGCTGCAACAGCGAGGATATCAAGTGCGCTGTCTGGTGAGAGATATTAAAAGAGCAACCGAAATTCTTGGCAAAAATGTCGAATTAGTCGAGGGAGATATCACTATCGCCGAGACGCTAACAGCGCGCGTCACTGAGGGCGTGGAAGCAGTTATCTCCTGTACGGGTACCAAAGTTCAACCTGTAGAAGGAGATACTCCAACTAGGGAAAAATACTATCAAGGCATCAAGTTTTATCTGCCGGAAGTTGTGGATGTTCCCGAAGTTGTGGAATACAAAGGCCTGAATAATTTAGTACAAGCTGTACGCAGCCAGCTCATGAAAGCAGGCGAAAAAATCATTTTTGACTTCACAAAACCTACTCAAGATTTAAAGGAAACTTGGGGCGCTCTCGATGATGTGGTGATGGGCGGGACTAGCGAAAGTTCGATCGTACTTACAGACAGTACAGCTATCTTCACGGGCAATGTTTCCACCGCCAACTCCGGCGGTTTTGCTTCTGTCCGCACCCGTAACTTCGATTCTCCGCTCAATCTCACAGGATTTAACGGCTTCCTGATGCGGGTCAAGGGGGATGGTAAGCGCTACAAATTGATCGTGCGTAGCGAGGCTAAATGGGATGGCATTGGCTATTGCTATTCGTTCGATACTGTGTACAATACCTGGATTACGATCGCAGTTCCCTTCGATAAGTTGATTCCAGTATTCCGCGCCAAAACTGTGAAAGACGGCTCTAAATTCGATCCCACCAGTATTTATTCTTTTCAGCTAATGCTGAGCAAGTTTGAATATGATGGCGCGCTAAATCCGAAATTTACACCCGGTGTGTTTCAACTGGAATTAGAATCTATTAAAGGTGATGGCGGGCAGACTTTGCCGCAATTTGTGATGGTGAGTTCGGCTGGAGTTACGCGCCCAGGGCGCCCCGGACTGATTTTGGAAGAGGAACCGCCGGCTGTCAGGATGAATGATATGTTGGGCGGAATTTTGACTTGGAAGTTGAAAGGGGAGGATTGCGTGCGATCGAGCGGCATACCTTATACTGTTGTCAGACCTTGTGCTTTGACTGAGGAACCGGGCGGCAAAGCTTTGATCTTCGAGCAAGGAGACAATATTCGCGGTAAAGTTAGTCGGGAAGATATTGCAGAATTGTGCGTGCAAGCTTTGTCACAACCGCAGGCTTGTAAGGTTACTTTTGAGGTAAAAGAGGGGGAAAATTCTATTGCTCCGGGAGATTGGGAACGTTTGTTTTCTGGGGTGAAATAA